From a single Kitasatospora azatica KCTC 9699 genomic region:
- a CDS encoding ECF subfamily RNA polymerase sigma factor, BldN family: MSEVVIPAARNLRLLRELLRSQLLPPVPQLVPAGAALPGLALRSTAAGPAGTRSRATTGPGTTPGGTRGRSRTLPHQGTETEHNPIMELVERAQAGESEAFGQLYDHYCDTVYRYIYYRVGSRATAEDLTSETFLRALRRISTFTWQGRDFGAWLVTIARNLVADHFKSSRFRLEVTTGEMLDSNECERSPEDSVLESLSNAALLDAVRRLNPQQQECVTLRFLQGLSVAETARIMGKNEGAIKTLQYRAVRTLARLLPPDAR; the protein is encoded by the coding sequence GTGTCCGAAGTCGTGATCCCCGCCGCGCGCAACCTGCGCCTGCTGCGCGAACTGCTGCGCAGTCAGCTGCTGCCCCCCGTCCCGCAGTTGGTGCCCGCCGGGGCCGCGCTGCCGGGTCTGGCGCTGCGCTCCACCGCCGCCGGTCCGGCCGGCACCCGCAGTCGGGCCACCACCGGCCCGGGCACCACCCCGGGCGGCACCAGGGGCCGCTCCCGGACGCTGCCGCACCAGGGCACCGAGACCGAGCACAACCCGATCATGGAGCTGGTCGAACGGGCCCAGGCCGGCGAGAGCGAGGCCTTCGGGCAGCTGTACGACCACTACTGCGACACGGTCTACCGGTACATCTACTACCGGGTCGGCAGCCGGGCCACCGCCGAGGACCTGACCAGCGAGACCTTTCTGCGCGCGCTGCGCCGGATCAGCACCTTCACCTGGCAGGGCCGGGACTTCGGCGCCTGGCTGGTGACCATCGCCCGCAACCTGGTCGCCGACCACTTCAAGTCCAGCCGGTTCCGGCTGGAGGTGACCACCGGGGAGATGCTCGACTCCAACGAGTGCGAGCGCAGCCCCGAGGACTCGGTGCTCGAATCGCTGTCCAACGCCGCGTTGTTGGACGCCGTGCGGCGGCTCAACCCGCAGCAGCAGGAGTGCGTGACGCTGCGCTTCCTGCAGGGCCTCTCGGTGGCCGAGACGGCCCGGATCATGGGAAAGAACGAGGGCGCGATCAAGACTCTCCAGTACCGCGCCGTGCGCACCCTGGCCCGACTGCTGCCGCCCGACGCCAGGTGA
- a CDS encoding HAD family hydrolase → MAALRRLTQARRSPSERAALAGEAAADAAEQALREAGATGTETVEVFEEEAAPPVDHPQAAAFFDCDNTILQGAAVFYLGVGLYRRNFFNRRDVARFAWQQAWFRLHGAEDPEHIADAQHTALSLVAGKRTADLEAICEEIFEEIVAAKVWPGTRALVQMHLDAGQRVWLVTAAPLEVARIIARRLGMTGALGTVAEEVDGVYTGRLVGEMLHGPAKAAAVRALARREQLDLDHCAAYSDSANDIPMLSLVGHPFVVNPDGRLRKYARAHGWRVQDFRTGRKAARVGVPAAIGLGALAGAALAGMALRRRRR, encoded by the coding sequence ATGGCCGCGCTGCGAAGGCTCACCCAGGCAAGGCGTTCCCCCTCCGAGCGGGCCGCCCTGGCCGGCGAGGCCGCCGCCGACGCGGCCGAGCAGGCACTGCGCGAGGCCGGCGCCACCGGAACCGAGACCGTGGAGGTCTTCGAGGAGGAGGCCGCGCCGCCGGTGGACCACCCGCAGGCCGCCGCCTTCTTCGACTGCGACAACACGATCCTGCAGGGCGCCGCCGTCTTCTACCTCGGCGTCGGCCTGTACCGCCGGAACTTCTTCAACCGTCGCGACGTGGCCAGGTTCGCCTGGCAGCAGGCCTGGTTCCGGCTGCACGGTGCCGAGGACCCGGAGCACATCGCCGACGCCCAGCACACCGCGCTCTCCCTGGTGGCCGGCAAGCGGACCGCCGACCTGGAGGCGATCTGCGAGGAGATCTTCGAGGAGATCGTCGCCGCCAAGGTCTGGCCGGGCACCCGGGCGCTGGTGCAGATGCACCTGGACGCCGGGCAGCGGGTCTGGCTGGTCACCGCGGCGCCGCTGGAGGTGGCCCGGATCATCGCCCGCCGGCTCGGCATGACCGGGGCGCTCGGCACGGTGGCCGAGGAGGTGGACGGCGTCTACACCGGCCGGCTGGTCGGCGAGATGCTGCACGGCCCGGCCAAGGCGGCCGCGGTCCGCGCGCTGGCCCGGCGCGAGCAGTTGGACCTGGACCACTGCGCGGCCTACAGCGACTCGGCCAACGACATCCCGATGCTCTCGCTGGTCGGCCACCCCTTCGTGGTCAACCCCGACGGGCGGCTGCGCAAGTACGCCCGGGCGCACGGCTGGCGGGTGCAGGACTTCCGCACCGGCCGGAAGGCGGCCCGGGTCGGGGTCCCCGCCGCGATCGGGCTCGGCGCGCTGGCCGGAGCGGCCCTGGCGGGCATGGCGCTGCGCCGCCGCCGGCGCTGA
- a CDS encoding glutaredoxin family protein, protein MSPLLRRDTKSDPASRTVTLIAKPGCHLCDQAREVILKVTAELGSGFEERDITQDEALYRSYWEQIPVTLIDGRQHDFWRVDEQRLRKALTAQRP, encoded by the coding sequence GTGAGCCCACTGCTGCGCCGTGACACCAAGTCGGACCCTGCCTCCCGCACGGTCACCCTGATCGCCAAGCCCGGATGCCACCTGTGCGACCAGGCCCGCGAAGTGATCCTGAAGGTCACCGCCGAGCTGGGGTCCGGTTTCGAGGAGCGCGACATCACCCAGGACGAGGCGCTCTACCGCAGTTACTGGGAGCAGATCCCGGTCACCCTGATCGACGGTCGCCAGCACGACTTCTGGCGGGTGGACGAGCAGCGCCTGCGCAAGGCGCTCACCGCCCAGCGGCCCTGA